In the Sandaracinus amylolyticus genome, TCGCATGCGCATCTACCGGGAGCTCTTCGTGATCGGCGCCGAGGTCGGCGTGCGCCCGGTGCTGAGCCGCGGCGATCTGAACCAGTACGGGAATTCCGGCGACACGATCGGCTTCGACGTCGGCGGGTCGCTCGGCGGCGGGTTCACGCTCGCGGGCACGTTCGGGATCACCTGGGCGCTCCAGGTCAGCTACGTGAACTACTGGCTCACGTTCTCGGATCCGCCGGACGCGGCGTTCGCGGGCGACAGCGGGACCGACGGCGGCGTGCGCATCGGGATCTTCGCCGGCATCGGCTACTGGTGATCGCGGCGCCCGGGCGCCGCCCCTGGTTCTTTCAGCAAAAAACGGGTCTGGCCCCGGGCAAGACCCGGTTTTTCGCCGAAGATCGCCGGTTTCACCGGACCGGAGCCGTTCTTCGGTCGAAGGCAGCCTCCGGCCCGCGCGGAGTCACGTTTTTCGCCGAATGAAAGGCTCGGGCGCGCCCGGCGGTATCATCCGTGCTCGTCGGGCACGGCGGTCTCCCCGGTCTCGGCCTCTTCGTCGTCGCGACCGACCGGGAGCATCGTGCAGCGGCCCTCGAAGACGCAGCCCTTCGAGATGTCGATCTCCGGCGCCTGGATGTCGCCGTAGACCGCGCCCTCGGGGTGGATCTCGATGAGCTGACGCGCGAGCACGTTCCCGCGCAGCACGCCGCCGCGCACGATCAGCGTGCCGACCTCGATGTTCGCCTCGACCTCCGCGCCGTCGCCGATGACGAGCACTCCGTCGCCGAGGATCTCGCCCTTGAGCGCGCCGTCGATGCGCACCCGCCCTTCGAACGCGAGCTTGCCCTCGAAGCGCGCGCCGCGGCCGAGCAGCGCGTGCAGCTCGCCGATGCCCGTGAGATCGCGGGGCGCGGGCATTCAGCCTTCCTCGATGCGGATCGCGCGCGCCGGCTGCGCGATGCCGCTGAGCATGTGGATCTCCCGGAGCGCGCTGCGCACGTTCGCGTCCTTGCACGCGTGGGTGAGCATCACGACGTGCACCGGCTCGCCGTCGGCGCTGGCGCGGCCTTCCTGGATCATCTGCTCGATCGACACGTCGAACGCGCCGAGCACGCCCGCGATCCGCGCGAGCACGCCGGGGCGATCCATCACCGTGAAGCGCAGGTAGTAGCGGCCGACGTGGTGCCCCGGATCGCGCACCTCGCGCGCCGCGAGCGAGCGATGGGTGATGCGACCGCGCGAGCCCATCATCAGGTTGCGCCCGACGTCGACGATGTCGCTCACCACGCTCATCGCGGTCGGCATCGAGCCCGCGCCGTAGCCCGAGATCATCAGCGGGCCGAGGCTCTCGCCCTCGATGTAGATCGCGTTGAGCGCGCCCGAGATGCTCGCGATGACGCTGTCGTCGGGCACGAGCGCCGGGTGCACGCGCAGATCGAGCGCGCCGTTCGGCAGCGCGCGCGCGATCGCGAGCAGCTTGATCACGTAGCCGAAGCGCGCCGCCATCTGCATGTCGATCGCCGCGACGTGCTCGATGCCCTCCTGGTGGATCTGCGAGGGCAGCACCCGCGTGCCGAACGCGAGCGACGCGAGGATCGTGAGCTTGTGGAGCGCGTCGCCGCCGTTCACGTCGAGCGTGGGATCGGCCTCGGCGTAGCCCGCGTCCTGCGCGCCGCGCAGCGCGACCGAGAAGTCGATCTTCTCGTCGTACATGCGCGAGAGGATGTAGTTGCTCGTGCCGTTGACGATGCCGCGCAGCGCGACGACGTTGTCGCTCACGAGCGCCTCGCGCAGCACGCGGATCACCGGGATGCCGCCGCACACCGCGGCCTCGAACGCGAGGTCGACGCCGCGTGCCTCGGCGAGCTCGAAGAGCTCCGAGCCGCGCTCGGCGAGCAGGAACTTGTTCGCGGTGACGACCGACTTGCCGGCCTCGATCGCGCGCACGACGTGGGCGCCCGCGGGATCGAGCCCGCCCATCACCTCGACGACGACGTCGATCTCGGGATCGCCGAGCACGCTCTCGGGATCGAACGAGAGCAGCTCGCGAGGCGCGTGCTCGCCGCGCTCCTTGTCGGGATCGCGCGCGACCACACGGCGCACCTCGATCGGCGCACCGAGGCGGCGCGCGAGGCTCTCACGGCGGGTCGCGATCGTCCGGAGCACGCCCTGCCCCACCACGCCGCAGCCCAGCATCCCGATCCGAATCGACCTCGTCACGGGCGCTGACATACCTCATGGGCCGTGCTCACGAAAGCTGGTAGGAGGCTCCAATCTTGCCGTCGGGCGCAGCGCTTCTGATCTCGTGGATCGTGACCGCCGGCGTGTGGCTCTTCGTGCACGTCCTCGCGACGGTGAAGCTCCTGCGATCGGACGCGATCGATCGACGCACGAAGTCGCTCGGGCTGGTGCCGCTGGCCACGCCCTACGTCGCGTGGAAGGCGGGCGCGCGCGTGTCCGCGGTGCTGTGGGCCGCGCTCGCGGTGCTCTACGTGGTGCTGCGCGCCATGGGCTGAGCTCGCACGGCAGCTTCGATTGACACCCCCCCGGTGGTTCCCTACGTTCACCGCGTTTCGGAGGTGCTCATGGCCGGCAAGAACGTGCTCGTGGTGAACGATCTCAACTTCGAGACCGAGGTGATGAACTCGGACCAGCCGGTCCTGGTCGACTTCACCGCCACGTGGTGCGGGCCCTGCCGTCAGATCGCGCCCTTCATCGACCAGCTCGCCGACGAGTACGCCGGGCGCGCGAAGGTCGTGAAGCTCGACATCGACGAGAGCCCCAGCACCGCGGCGCGCTTCGGCATCCGCGGCGTCCCCACGCTCTACGTGTTCAAGGGCGGACGCATCGTCGCGCAGCAGCAGGGCGCGGCGCCGAAGACGATCCTCGCGCGCCTGATCGACACCGGCATCGGCGCCTGAGCGCGCCGCTCGCGACGAGCGAGAGACGCCCTGGTCCCGCGAGGGATCAGGGCGTCGTGCTCTGGAGCTCGCGGAGGCGCTGCTCGATGCGCTGCTGGCGCTCCTGCTCGCGCTGCATCGAGGCGCGATAGAGGAACCCGGCCCCGACGATCGCGATCGCGATGACCACTGCGCCCGCGATGATCGCGTAGCTCGTCCACGAGGTCGTGCGTCGTGCGGGCCCGCGCGGCGCGGCAGGGACGGCGGCGGCGGGGGTCTGCGGGGCAGGTGCGGCCGGCGCCGCGGCGCGCGGCGCGGGCTTGGACGCGTCGAACAGCACCGGGCCCGGCGCGATCATCTCGCCGCTGTCCGCGGCGCGCGGGCGCGGGATCGGCTTGATGTCGGTGGGCAGCGGCACCGGCTCGGGCTCGCGCGCAGGGCGACGTCGCACGGGACGCGCGGGCTCGGGCTCGGAGACGATCGCGGGGACCACCACGGGCATGCCCACCGCGGTCGCCTTCGCGCTCGCGATCTTCGGCGTCTTCTTGCCGGGCGCGGTGGCGCGCAGCTCCTCGAGATCGGTGGGCGCGAGCTCCTGCGTGATCTGCGCCGAGCGACGCTTCGGCGGGGGTGCGTCGAGCGCGATGCCGAGCGCGGCGCGCACCAGGCGCGGATCGAGCTCGTCGCTCATCGTGTCGCGCGGGTCGACCTTCGCGCCGGGATCGGTCTTGCCGTCGAGCAGCTCGAGCTCCGCGCTCGCGAGCACGTCGGGCTCGGACGCGAGCGCGGCGCGCACCAGACGCGGATCGAGATCGCTCGCCTCGGGCAGCTGCCCGTCGGGGCCGAGCGCGACGTGCCGCGCGGTGTCACGCGACGCGGTCGGCGTGATCCCAGGATCGGTGGGCACACGCTCGTCGCTGTCGAGCGACGCCTCCGCCGAGCGCGTGACGCGATCGGTCGGCGGATCGGCGAACGTCGGGTACGACGAGCTGGTGCGCCGCGAGGGATCGGTCGGCGAGCCCTCGAGCTCCGCGACCTGCGTCGTCTCGTCGGTCGTCGCGGACGTCGCGACGGGGAAGCTGTCGCGATCGACCTGGGGGACCGGAAGGCGCGCGAGATCGGCGAGCGCACCGACCAATGCGTCGAGCGTCGGGGGCCGCGCCGCGGGATCGGCGTTGAGCACGCGAGCGAGCTCGATGCCGACCGGGCCGAGCGCCGCCGGCGGCGACGCGCGGCGCATGTCCACGCCGCGCCCGGTGAGCGCTTCCCACGCGATCGCGGCGACACCCCAGCGATCCGAGGCCCGACCGCCGAGCCCGTCGGCGATCTCGGGGGCGAGGCCCTGACGGAGGCCCGGCTCGCGCTCGAGCGCGCTCGACACCAGCTCGCCGGACATCGCGGACAGCAAGAAGCCGCCGGTGAGCAGCAGCCCGTCGGGATCGACCCACACGCGATCGGCGCGCACGTCGCCGTGCCAGAAGAACTCGGGGATCGAGGCGATCGCCGCGGCCAGGCGCGCGACGACCGGGAGCACCTCACGCGGCTCCAGCGTGCCCGCGGCCTTCGCGCGTCGCGCATCGAGCACCGCGCGCAGCGAGGTGCCGCGCGGCCACGGCTCGACGGTGAGCACCAACGTGCCCTCGCGATCGACGTCGCGCAGCGGTGAGATCACGCGACCGCCGCCGCCGATCAGCGGGCGCATCCGCTCGACCATCCCGCGCGCGTCGCGCTCACCGAGCAGGCCCGGCGCGGTGCAGCGCAGGAGGATCGGCGCGTCGCTCTCCTGATCGAGCCCGCGGTAGGTGAGGACGAGCGCGTCGCTCGTGAGCGCTTCGACGATCTCGTAGCGCTCGGCGAGGACCTCGCCTTTCCGCGGGGCACGGCCGCCGGGCGCTCCGGTCACCAGCGTCGTGTCACTCATGGAGCGAGCACCTCGAAGGATCGTGGCGCGCGCCGCCAGCTCGCGTGGGCCCATCCATCGGGCCTTCGAGGGTATTCGAGGCCTGCGCTCCCCGTCGAGGGGCGTCCTCGGAGCGCATCAGCGACGCCCGAGCCCCGTCGAGCCGAAGCCGCCGTCGCCGCGCGGCGTCGTCTCCAGCGCATCGACCACGTCGATCGCGACGCGCGTGACCGGCGCGACCACGAGCTGCGCGATGCGATCGCCGTGACGGATCACGTGCGGCTCGCGGCCGTGGTGCACGAGGATCACCTGGACCTCGCCGCGATAGTCCTCGTCGATCGTGCCGGGCGCGTTGAGCACCGTGATGCCGTGGCGCGCGGCGAGACCGCTGCGCGGTCGCACCTGGCCCTCGTGGCCCGGCGGGAGCGCGATCGCGAGACCGGTCGGGACGCGCACGACGTCACCGGGACGCACCTCGATCGGCGCG is a window encoding:
- a CDS encoding bactofilin family protein; this encodes MPAPRDLTGIGELHALLGRGARFEGKLAFEGRVRIDGALKGEILGDGVLVIGDGAEVEANIEVGTLIVRGGVLRGNVLARQLIEIHPEGAVYGDIQAPEIDISKGCVFEGRCTMLPVGRDDEEAETGETAVPDEHG
- a CDS encoding homoserine dehydrogenase, which encodes MTRSIRIGMLGCGVVGQGVLRTIATRRESLARRLGAPIEVRRVVARDPDKERGEHAPRELLSFDPESVLGDPEIDVVVEVMGGLDPAGAHVVRAIEAGKSVVTANKFLLAERGSELFELAEARGVDLAFEAAVCGGIPVIRVLREALVSDNVVALRGIVNGTSNYILSRMYDEKIDFSVALRGAQDAGYAEADPTLDVNGGDALHKLTILASLAFGTRVLPSQIHQEGIEHVAAIDMQMAARFGYVIKLLAIARALPNGALDLRVHPALVPDDSVIASISGALNAIYIEGESLGPLMISGYGAGSMPTAMSVVSDIVDVGRNLMMGSRGRITHRSLAAREVRDPGHHVGRYYLRFTVMDRPGVLARIAGVLGAFDVSIEQMIQEGRASADGEPVHVVMLTHACKDANVRSALREIHMLSGIAQPARAIRIEEG
- the trxA gene encoding thioredoxin produces the protein MAGKNVLVVNDLNFETEVMNSDQPVLVDFTATWCGPCRQIAPFIDQLADEYAGRAKVVKLDIDESPSTAARFGIRGVPTLYVFKGGRIVAQQQGAAPKTILARLIDTGIGA
- the dut gene encoding dUTP diphosphatase, which codes for MSSMERLRIQRLRDDAPLPVYATDGAAGLDLSAALDAPIEVRPGDVVRVPTGLAIALPPGHEGQVRPRSGLAARHGITVLNAPGTIDEDYRGEVQVILVHHGREPHVIRHGDRIAQLVVAPVTRVAIDVVDALETTPRGDGGFGSTGLGRR